From the genome of Verrucomicrobiota bacterium:
CAGCAAACACTTTCAACTCACTCGGCAAAACTGAACCGCCCATTTAGTGACAGCGAACGATATGAAATAACGGAAGCACTCGGCCAAGCAGGATCAGACTACAGAGAGCAAGTCTACGCCAAAGACTTCGAAACGGAGGGCAAATCCATCGCGCTCAACAACGTGCTCACATTTTTCAAGACAACAAAAACATGGATAAAGCACTCATTGGATGCCAACAGAAGAGAAGACGGCTTATACCATTCCTACAATTTATTGAAGAAGGCACCCAACTCCATTGGAGTCGATTATTTGTATGAAATGCTCGAAGGGCAGGTCTCAATTCTAAGCTCGAAAAGCCTCAGTGCAAACAAAGCAGCCGACCTTCTCGATACGTTAAGAAAAAGCTCAATATACCAGGAAGAGAGAAACAGTTACATGCTTTATCCCGACCGCGCTCTACCGACCTTTCTCGAGAAAAACATAATTGATAAGGAGCAGGTTGATGCGTCTAAAATAATTGAACATCTTCTGAAATCAAAGAACAAACAAATCGCTTACACAGACGTTCGAGGTCAAGTGCGCTTCAATGGTAGTTTTAAAAATACAGGAGATCTGAGAGAGCATTTGCAGCTATTGAAACAGGATGTTCTCTCCGGGTTCAAAGAGGAGGAGTTTAGCAAACTCGAAACCATTTTTGAAAACACCTTTCAGCATGATTCGTTTACAGGAAGATCGGGAACTTTCTTCGCTTACGAAGGCCTGGGCAGCATCTATTGGCACATGGTCTCAAAACTACTTCTAGCCATTCAGGAAAACTACCTCGTAGCCAAACAACTGGAAGCGGATGAAGATATATTCCAGCGCTTTAAGCATCATTACAATGAAACTCTAGAAGGATTGGGAATCTATCAAGAACCGGCCGAATATGGAGCGTTTCCATCTGACGCTTATTCCCATACACCTAAACACGCTGGCGCTCAACAGCCAGGAATGACCGGTCAAGTAAAGGAGGATATTCTGATCCGTTGGGGAGAGCTAGGCATACAAATCAGGCAATCTTGTTTAAGTTTTGAGCCAAAACTCCTTCGTCAAAGTGAATTTCTTGATGAACCTGCCGAATTCGCATATTACACGCTGGATGGCACCGAAAAACATTTAAAATTGAAATCGGGAGAACTGGCATTTAGCTACTGCCAAACACCGGTTGTTTACGAGTTGTCGGATACGAGTGGAATAACCGTCACACGCGTCGATGGTTCATCAGAAGTTCTTCAAAATAATCAACTCACAAAAAAAATCAGTCGGGCAGTCTTCGATAGATCAGGGGAGTTAGAGAGCATTCGGATTCGCATTCCCGAGAATTCCCTCTTGAGGTGAAGAGTTCTTCTAATTGAAGTTGAAGGGTTGTTGAACCCGAATACAGGTGGGTTTCCCATCTCGAAGAGGAGACTCAAAAGAAGTTCCGCGCATCGTTAATAATCCGCTCATGGAGACATCCTCATCATCGCTACGAATGACACGCGGGAAATGGACCTTCCCTTCCGGTCCGACGTAGAATTCAACCAAGCAACTGCCTTGGGGACGGACACCCTCCTCAGACGAGTAAATCCTAAGTTTTCCTTCTTTAATTTTAAGAGGCGTATCCAAATCCTTGGGCTTACTTAGTTGATACACAAACCGACCAGGCGCGACTTGGTAGAAGCGTCTCGCGGCGGCATCTGAAGCACTATCGCCGAAGGGAACAATTCCCGAACCGGACTGCCAAATACGTTGTTCAACATCAAAGAAATTTACGTAGACAGCCGCTTTTGAACGAGTCGGAGAGCCATTCACCACAGCCGGACTAAATTTGGCCTCGTGGATCGCTTTCAGAGCTGGCGACAGTAAGCCGTTGTGAGAGGCTTCAACTGGCATCGAATCGAGAATGGAACCCTGGTCGTCTACCTCGATCAGAATCTTGGCATACGGATTGGTTATATGCAAAGCCTTCAATTCATCCGGTATCTGGACCTGCAATTTACCTTCCAAACGGATCGGTTGATCTTCCACTTTCTGGCTAAAAGCAAATGTAGTAACACCAAAAATAATTAGTGAGACCATACAAAAAGTAATTTTCTGATTTGTAACGGTTTTGTTTTTCATAATGCATACGAGAGCTTTGCGACAATTAACCGGTGAAATCGAAATAGCGACTCACGATAATTTACATGTCAAATGGATCAGATTCAACCATGCATATCCGCTTCGACATTTGCTTCAAGTTGATTGATATAAAAGAGGTTCTATTGTGGAGTTACGAGTGCTAATACCCTTGGCCAAGACAATTTGTTTCAGAGTTTGTACTTCTTTCCCAAGACACCGTAGCAAACAAACGGTGGACCATTGCTTATGGTTGTTTAAGAATCCGAATGGAAGGATGGTTTTGTTCGAAATCCTGCAGGGCCGTTTCGTCTGCAAATGAGAGTCCGGTCGAAAGTGCATCCGCCTCCGTGGCGGTGGGAGCGATCACCGAAAGGCTCTGCCAATGCGTTTTAGGCAGCCCACTGAAAGGGTCGATGAGGTGATGGTAGTTTCCATCGTTAGAAAAGAGACTTCCGTAACTTCCACTCGTCGCAAGTGCTGTGTTATCCACTTCCGCCGTAAGGACCAATTCGCCAGGTTTGGAAGCATCCTTGATTCCGATTTTCCATGGACGTTGCTCCGGATGACATCCGATTGCCCGAGTCTCGCCAAGTTCTACCAAGGCGTGCTGAAAGCCCTCCTCTTTCAGTATGTCGGTTACCCGGTCGGTGATAAATCCTTGAGCAATTCCGTTGAGTGTTAGGCAGGAACCGGGTTGATCAAATTGGATGGAAGAAGAGTCGTAGTTAAGATGACACCAACCCACTTTTTCAAGCGCCTCCTGGACGGTCGAGCTATTGGGTCCGGTAGTCGCATTTGGAAATTTCCTGAAATGGTCCGAGTAAACCGACCAGAGCGGTTGGACGGTTGGATCAAAGAGCCCACCTGTAATTCTATGAGCTCTTTCTACGGCCTTGAGCAGTGGAAGCCAGTCCGCAGAGGGCGAGTTCAACCGACCGTTCACGTTGAGGCGAGACAACTCTGATTCACCATCATAGATACTGAATAGAGACTCCAGCCGACGCATCTCTTTGAAACACATTTGCAGTACCGCCTGGGCAGTTTTTGGAGCATCCGTAAAAAGGGTAAAGTTGCCAACTGCCCCAAGCGTGTAACCTTGCCATCGAACAGGGTGCAGCCGCTGAGAGTTAGTCAGGCCATCGGCCAATTGCCAGAGCGACAAACCGGCTGCGTGTGTCGCCACAATTTTTATGAAACGCCGACGTTGCATCAGTTGTCGGGTGAAATCGTTTGGCTCCGAGACTTGCGCAGCCAGCCTCCGATTCCGCTAGAGATTAAGATCACAATAGCGATTGCGGTCAGGTCCATAGCCGTGCGACCTCCCCAACCTAAAAAGCGACCGGAATGCACATCGAGAAGAAAACGATATAGTGAAACCCCTCCACCTTGGTAGGCCAAAAGTAAGGCAGACTCTTGACTCGGATCGAGCGCAATGGTTTCCAGTGGCTCGACAGTATAAGATCCTTCGTAGGGCTTGAAATTGAGCCAATCCTCGTCCGCGATCCAGTTTCCATTTTCAGCCACCAGAACCGCCCGACCATCTGAAGTATAACCCATGGCTGTCAAATTTTCGAAGGGCAGTTGCCTGGTTCCAAGCGTTTCGACCCACTCCCCATCAACCGTGAACATTATAAGATACGGAACCGTGACCACCACGTTGATCGGTTCACCTTCGAAGATCCCAACTATTTTTCCGCTATCGGTAATGGGTTTCTGGTTTATAAAAATTCTATCGTTAACCACGCTCACGGTGTTCTTATCATTTAATCGATAGGATTGAATAGCCTCGCCTCCGACCATCCCATAGCGCTTGAGAATCGTGCTGTTTCGTATTTTTACATGATCCATTCGAAACCACTCCGTATGATTAAGGGCGAAGCCTGTGATCGAAAGGATGAGAAGAAAAGTCGCAGACAGAAATCCCAACCAGCGGTGGAAAGCAAGGATTGCACGTTTGCCTGGAAGGTGAAATTTCATGGCTCGACTTGTTCAGAGAGAAAAAGGGCCAGACGGGAGAGCCGTGTCAGGGCATTGACCGAAAGAGTAGCCCCACTAATGCCGTCAATTCCTTTATCCAGTTTTTGTTTGTCATCCAGTTGAAGCCCATTGAATTGATCGGTAAAGAAGGAGTACTGCACTTCCTGGCCGTGACTCTCCCTATAAATAAGGACCTGCATTTCCAATAATTCCCCTTCTTCAATCAAAAATCCGGCGGTGATCGGTTTGACCTTTCCGATCTCTTCAAGAATCCATGCCGTGCGGTTATCCTTCTGCCAATAGCGGATGCGGAGTCCACTGAAATCGCGACTGAGAATTTTCTTTATCGAAGCTT
Proteins encoded in this window:
- a CDS encoding energy transducer TonB encodes the protein MVSLIIFGVTTFAFSQKVEDQPIRLEGKLQVQIPDELKALHITNPYAKILIEVDDQGSILDSMPVEASHNGLLSPALKAIHEAKFSPAVVNGSPTRSKAAVYVNFFDVEQRIWQSGSGIVPFGDSASDAAARRFYQVAPGRFVYQLSKPKDLDTPLKIKEGKLRIYSSEEGVRPQGSCLVEFYVGPEGKVHFPRVIRSDDEDVSMSGLLTMRGTSFESPLRDGKPTCIRVQQPFNFN
- a CDS encoding PepSY domain-containing protein gives rise to the protein MKFHLPGKRAILAFHRWLGFLSATFLLILSITGFALNHTEWFRMDHVKIRNSTILKRYGMVGGEAIQSYRLNDKNTVSVVNDRIFINQKPITDSGKIVGIFEGEPINVVVTVPYLIMFTVDGEWVETLGTRQLPFENLTAMGYTSDGRAVLVAENGNWIADEDWLNFKPYEGSYTVEPLETIALDPSQESALLLAYQGGGVSLYRFLLDVHSGRFLGWGGRTAMDLTAIAIVILISSGIGGWLRKSRSQTISPDN
- a CDS encoding FAD:protein FMN transferase; this encodes MATHAAGLSLWQLADGLTNSQRLHPVRWQGYTLGAVGNFTLFTDAPKTAQAVLQMCFKEMRRLESLFSIYDGESELSRLNVNGRLNSPSADWLPLLKAVERAHRITGGLFDPTVQPLWSVYSDHFRKFPNATTGPNSSTVQEALEKVGWCHLNYDSSSIQFDQPGSCLTLNGIAQGFITDRVTDILKEEGFQHALVELGETRAIGCHPEQRPWKIGIKDASKPGELVLTAEVDNTALATSGSYGSLFSNDGNYHHLIDPFSGLPKTHWQSLSVIAPTATEADALSTGLSFADETALQDFEQNHPSIRILKQP
- a CDS encoding FMN-binding protein — its product is MIRRRTTPLLLIGLLTLFVQSAWSAEVVYLEPNAFIKRSFEGEPEQKLLWLNKELKASIKKILSRDFSGLRIRYWQKDNRTAWILEEIGKVKPITAGFLIEEGELLEMQVLIYRESHGQEVQYSFFTDQFNGLQLDDKQKLDKGIDGISGATLSVNALTRLSRLALFLSEQVEP